Proteins co-encoded in one Gossypium arboreum isolate Shixiya-1 chromosome 11, ASM2569848v2, whole genome shotgun sequence genomic window:
- the LOC108470948 gene encoding uncharacterized protein LOC108470948, which translates to MSSRRHVRYSPLAVDEDDDYHGGRRFDPRFDYSPKAFDRVPWKSIVLAVFLLCLGCLLLFLSFFIFSGHMGGEKSQAYGLLVLGILTFLPGFYETRIAYYSWRGAEGYSFASIPDY; encoded by the exons ATGTCGTCTAGGCGTCATGTTCGTTACAGTCCTTTAGCTGTTGATGAAGATGATGATTATCATGGTGGAAGGCGTTTCGACCCAAGGTTTGATTATTCACCAAAAGCCTTTGATAGAGTCCCATGGAAATCCATTGTCCTTGCAGTCTTTCTGCTTTGTCTGGGGTGCTTGCTTCTTTTTCTTTCGTTTTTCATCTTCTCGGGGCATATGGGAGGAGAGAAGTCGCAGGCATATGGCCTTCTAGTCCTCGGAATTCTTACTTTCCTTCCAG GTTTTTACGAGACTCGGATAGCATATTATTCTTGGAGGGGTGCTGAAGGATACAGCTTTGCTTCCATTCCAGATTATTAA
- the LOC108471669 gene encoding uncharacterized protein LOC108471669, whose translation MWSGSQHVVDLVQNSCSCRIWDLTGIPCMHALAVIHLKNEFPETYVQTWYTKQTQLQIYSNFVSPVSLLNMLPILLPPLRRPPDRPTKVRRKEPDKPQKIERLSKRGVEMRCSKCKIIGHNKRSCKGEVGQNIPVKRHQVGVRTQQQATPI comes from the exons ATGTGGTCAGGCAGCCAGCATGTGGTGGACTTAGTTCAGAATTCCTGCTCCTGCAGGATTTGGGATCTCACTGGCATCCCTTGCATGCATGCATTAGCTGTCATTCATTTAAAAAATGAGTTCCCAGAGACCTATGTACAAACCTGGTACACCAAGCAAACCCAGCTTCAAATTTACTCCAACTTTGTAAGTCCAGTCTCATTGTTAAACATGTTACCAATACTACTTCCTCCACTAAGAAGGCCACCTGACAGACCTACTAAAGTGAGGAGGAAAGAACCTGATAAACCACAAAAAATAGAAAGGTTGAGTAAGAGAGGGGTAGAGATGAGGTGCAGTAAATGCAAAATAATAGGCCACAATAAGAGGAGTTGCAAAGGGGAAGTTGGCCAAAACATTCCA GTTAAAAGACATCAAGTTGGTGTCCGAACCCAGCAACAGGCTACCCCAATTTAG